The Pseudoxanthobacter soli DSM 19599 genome contains a region encoding:
- a CDS encoding DUF1428 domain-containing protein, producing MSYVDGFVVAVPAANKAAYRAMAEEAARLFKEFGAARVVECWGDDVPDGKITDFRGAVKAEEGEVIVFAWIEYPSREVRDAAHEKMKTDDRTRAFANMPFDGKRMIFGGFSTILDA from the coding sequence ATGTCCTATGTCGACGGGTTCGTCGTCGCCGTGCCGGCCGCCAACAAGGCGGCCTATCGGGCGATGGCGGAGGAAGCCGCCAGGCTCTTCAAGGAGTTCGGCGCCGCTCGTGTCGTCGAATGCTGGGGGGACGACGTTCCCGACGGCAAGATCACCGATTTCCGCGGCGCGGTGAAAGCCGAAGAGGGAGAAGTGATCGTCTTCGCCTGGATCGAGTATCCATCCCGCGAGGTCCGTGATGCCGCCCATGAAAAGATGAAGACGGACGACCGCACCAGGGCGTTCGCGAACATGCCGTTCGATGGCAAGCGCATGATCTTCGGTGGCTTCTCCACCATCCTCGACGCCTAG